From a single Terriglobales bacterium genomic region:
- the rplC gene encoding 50S ribosomal protein L3: MAINGILGKKVGMTQLFDSNGDVRPATVLQAGPCVITQRKTSSKDGYEAAQIGLVEFVKETRLNKPMRGHFGKHNLPPVKFLKEVDIAVDGAGGDGDQSKVGDRVLVDIFEGEGFVDVTGTSKGRGFAGVVKRHHFRGGPSSHGSMFTINGSIGSSAFPSRVFAGMRMAGHMGNARVTTRNLRVLGIDKDDNLLVVEGAVPGPNGGYVVINKAKHPPRERRGFAGTGTVDPLKASKRATKKKS, from the coding sequence ATGGCAATCAACGGAATTCTAGGAAAGAAAGTCGGCATGACGCAGTTGTTCGACAGCAACGGCGACGTGCGTCCCGCCACCGTGCTGCAGGCCGGACCGTGCGTCATCACGCAGCGCAAGACCTCCAGCAAGGATGGCTACGAGGCGGCGCAGATCGGGCTCGTCGAATTCGTCAAGGAAACGCGGCTCAACAAGCCCATGCGCGGACATTTCGGGAAGCACAACCTGCCGCCGGTCAAGTTCCTGAAGGAAGTTGACATCGCGGTGGACGGCGCCGGCGGCGACGGCGACCAGAGCAAGGTCGGCGACCGCGTGCTGGTCGACATCTTTGAAGGCGAGGGCTTCGTGGACGTCACCGGAACCAGCAAGGGACGCGGCTTTGCCGGCGTGGTGAAACGTCACCACTTCCGCGGCGGCCCCAGTTCGCACGGTTCCATGTTCACCATCAACGGTTCGATCGGTTCCTCCGCTTTCCCGTCGCGGGTTTTTGCCGGGATGCGCATGGCGGGTCACATGGGGAACGCGCGCGTCACGACGCGCAACCTGCGCGTGCTCGGTATCGACAAGGACGACAACCTCCTGGTGGTCGAAGGCGCGGTGCCGGGACCGAACGGGGGCTACGTGGTGATCAACAAGGCGAAGCATCCGCCGCGCGAGCGCCGTGGATTCGCGGGCACCGGTACGGTCGACCCGTTGAAGGCCAGCAAGCGCGCGACGAAGAAGAAGTCATAG
- the rpsJ gene encoding 30S ribosomal protein S10, translating into MGKERIRIRLKAYDYRVLDQSTGEIVETARRTGAQIAGPIPLPTVKNKYCVLRSPHVDKKSREQFEIRTHKRLLDILEPTQQTVDALMKLDLPAGVDVEIKAFGKEHK; encoded by the coding sequence ATTGGAAAAGAGAGAATTCGGATCCGGCTGAAAGCTTACGACTATCGCGTGCTCGACCAGAGCACGGGCGAGATCGTGGAAACCGCGCGCCGCACCGGCGCGCAGATCGCGGGTCCGATTCCGCTGCCCACGGTCAAGAACAAGTATTGCGTGCTGCGTTCGCCGCACGTGGACAAGAAATCGCGTGAGCAGTTCGAGATCCGTACCCACAAGCGCCTGCTCGACATCCTGGAGCCGACGCAGCAGACGGTGGACGCGCTGATGAAGCTCGATCTCCCCGCCGGCGTGGATGTGGAGATCAAGGCGTTCGGTAAGGAACATAAGTAG